The sequence CTGTAGTTTCATTAGTACCAATCTTAGATTTGCCCATGTCTCTATtaggtctaaggttgatctttctctcttcaatatccgaggtgaagggttgatttgaagactcgagataaggatctggagtttcaatttttgtttcaactGACTCATCTGGGGATCCCgtcttaacacttgtgctaggtgtatttgaatcccctgctcAAGATATATAGTTATGTATTCGAAAacactctccatttgggaaacaaCTGGTTTCTCAATATCTGAGAGGATAagcctttgcattacagaccatagcTAAGTATAAGCCTGTAATTCGATAAGAGATTACTCTCTTATTAGCTTGTTGTACCCTACCCACAACTTCTGCATTTAGGGCAAGCTTGTTGAACtcgttttgaagcatttcaagatGTTCTCTCAAATGGATCTGTATTTTTATGATGACATCGATATCACTGCTGtgcatctcttgttaaaaaattttaggACTTTGATAAGTTCTACTTTTTTCTTGATATCTAACATTTGTGAGATcatcttatttcaaatattccaAAGTTTTGGAATAAATCATGTAAATAATCAATCTCGGACATGAGTTCAGATCCAtgttatttgagaaaattctaCTCCTGAAACATTTAATTATACCATAATAGtaaatttgtatgtttgaaataattttacttaGGTTTTGATATCATTTACTAACCCGTAAAATCAATCATTAAAATCAACACATATAAGcgtatttttttcatttttttatttcaaggaGTTTAAACACATTTTTTTTGGGTGTGAAGAATCAagataaatttatgtttaaatttaaatatttattatctccAATTTACcatttaaattttgtaatatCCCTACTCCCTAGCTAAGTAGCTATATGTTGAATTTAGTTAGCTTAAATAAAGAGAGTGAATTTTTGCTAGTACCAATGCGATATACTTGTCTTGTACAGGTTTTTagttatttaacttaaataatcACATGGGATAATtgaatcataatttttaatttcaataataataaataataaataaatgagaATAATTTTTCTCGAGTCTATTAATTTTCAAGGTAGCAGCGTGTCATGCATTTGTGTATGCCATTTTATCAACCTGCTCTATAACTAGGGCAACTAGGTATTCATTTCTTCTACCTGTGCACATATATCTATCTACTAGAGACTTTTGGCACGCAAATACAgtcatttttataattaatttgatttatatttaaatgagaatcATATCACAATTGTAAAATTATTGAAAGACTAAATTGCAATTTTGAATGAgggtaataatataataatgaaaaaaatgagaGAATAAACTGCAATTTTATTgtcaattaaaaattaattaaaaattgtcTAAAAATTTTGTTGTATTATATTACATGAATTTTAGATGGCTGAAAATGAATTGTCGTATATGTAGGAgaaaaattcaacaaacatttaaaaatggaCATGCACTCGGATAAACAACACATGGAGAGATTTCCGTGGATCTGTGTAATTAGTTTTACATTGATATAATTTTGACAATAAGTGAGGTAGAATcgatttataatttttagtatgaaaatgtaatatttttagtataaaaaatgatattttttttatgagttgtTCGTATTGAAAACtctctcacaaaattaacttgtGTGATTGTCTCACATGAGTTATTGCCCTAATTCGTTCGAGATCGTGGCTTGGCTAAACTAATTAATTCCTAAACGCGCATGCAATGTATCGAAGTTCCTctctttaaaaattaaaaaaaattgtatcaaAGTTTTAGCTTGTAGATGTCCCGCGAGCATGACACAATGATAAAACACTAGGAATGTTAAAAAACATTGTTGATTCGAACTCACTCGATGTTTTGAAAGGCAAGTCACATTTAGAAGGTAGAATCAATTTTGAAAGACAAGGAGTCGTAGTTGGTGTTGCCCTAACTATGGTCATCTCTCAAGACCATTTTGACGAAACTTGGACTTTTGAGTTATATGGACCTAAACTTGCACCATAggttatatataaaaaataaagccAACAAAACCTAATCTTACTGCACAAAACTCACGCCCACACTTCTAAAAGCCCTAGGATTCTTTCTCCACCAGAACACCCATGAATACACACAAATTTTAAGGCTTTTCACATGAAACTTGAAGAAAATTCAGCAAGGTTCCTCTCCGCCGACGTTTCTCGCCTCGCAAGTTGATTTTCGAGCATAATATACTCAAAGAtacgccttaatcttccttcactcatctttcacaccatattatgtgtttgatacacgattgcatgaaaaacatgatacactttatatattttcgtttttacggaataaacataataaaactagagttttcatatttcaaaactcttgcttatgatgcacaaaagggctgccatggtaggatTAATagaagggatgtttttccacatgtttaagggtccttaGGTGCATGTTTAAAGGCTGAAAAGTAGAGGGCAAGAGGAAGAACCAAAATATGAGATTCTAGAGGCCTAGGGTTTTGATTTTTCTTCCTAGCAGGGCGCGGCCTCAAAGTTTGGGTAGTTCGTTCAAGATCATGGCTTAGCTAAACTAATTAATGCCTAAACGCACATGAAATGTATCGAAGTtcatttctttaaaaattaaaaaattgtatcAAAGTTTTAGCTTGTAGATGTCACACAAGCACGACACAAGCATTGTTTGGTGTGCATGATAAAGGGTTATccgttcaaaaaaaaaaagataaggggttattgatttttaatcattcaCTTATCATGTGTTTGATGTGCATGATTAAGATTGTGATAGGCCCGTTCAGCTCACACCGACTTGCACTGTATGAATTATTGTCATCTTGTTGGTGGTTATATAATTCTTTGGGAGAGAAGGGATGAATGTTTGattaatttcaattttcctttaatatcctaaagtttaaaataattataaactcaacaaatttaataatatttaaatataaattttaatttgattaatattataaataatttaattattatcgatcatattttaattattataatattgtttttaaccgtaatattataattgttattaaCCATTAGttaatattcaaatttgtattactattttaattatcataataaattcatatttatgttattatcaaattttaattattttctataataaTAATCGATTTTTAGTTGTTTTCGGAAATCGAAATTACTGaaactttaataattaatataatattttaattttatttataattttttaattaaattaattctagaaattttatttatttatccaatcattttaagaatatattactaattaatatatgatgagAGCATTTtagtaattataatataattaacaaaaataatcaagcAAGCTAAAATAATGTCAAATgtcatataatttatcataatatgttatttatccttattttttattttataatcactcttattattatatatcatttacttATCCCATCATACGAACCAAACGATGCCTTGgaggattaaaaaaaattgtggatTCGAACTCACTCGACGTCTTGGAAGGCAAGTCACAATTGGAAAGTATAATCAATTCTAGAACGCAATGAGCCATAGTTGGTTTTGCCATAAATTTCTACGTATTATGAGCGTATAACTATGGTCATCTCTCAAGACCAGTTTGACGAAACTTGGACTcttgagttatatatatatcCGTGTTCATCGCTGAAATGACATGTTATATATGAAAAAACGTACATCAAATATAAGTCTTTGATGGTGTTACTGGCCTTATTTGGTCattcatataatttatatagGAACAAATGTGATCCTAATTCGTACGTGTGTACATAACAgtgaatattttaaaaaatataagatatcTTACAAGATATAATAACGAGATtgataatggtgaattttttttaaaaaattcattcttCAATCTCCATTAATACATTTTTAAAAGGGAAAATCGATTTTGGTCGATTATGGAATGtataaatataattcaatttttgtGTTCTCTAAtgattttgataatattattcaaatttGAAGAAAACTTTCGCTTTAAAAAATCCAAATATCTCaattttgattcaaattttaaatatttataattagattttttcaaaaaccagaaaaataaaaataaaagcaatTATAGAGATAATAATGGAAAATGCAAACTTCAACTAGACATTTAACAAGTAACAGAAGTTCCACCAAATATCAAACcctatgaataaaaataaaaataaaataaagaaccaTTAAATTTCCTAAGTCTAAAACCCTAAACGAAATTCCAATTCGAACGAAACAAAAACTCTAATTACAAATTGCCTCCACCACGAGCCTCTTTTTCACTCCAGCATCACAACCTGCTGATCCGAGTGTGTCTTCGCTTGCATGAACCGAGCAAGATTCTTTCCCCACACATTCCTACAAAAAACAATTCgtaacaagattttttttttgataaaaaaaaattatgaaattagAAAAAATTAAGGATgtaataaaattatcaaatagATCGACCCaactcataaaaatatattaattttttatacttaaaagtattacttttcactCACCGTCTCATGGATACACAATCTGCTTTAAAATTATATACCTTTTGGACAATGGAGAGCACGTCATTGGAAGCTTCACATGAGCCCTTCTCGAACGAGCCACAAGCCCCTCCAACTTCGCCGAAGCTCGCGAACTTGATCTCCGAGATCGCCTTCCCTTGGCACGAAAGCTCCATGTGGTTGCCCTCGTAGGCGTTGCCGCATACGCTTCCCACACGAACTGTATTGAAGTTGACAAGAGACGGGTCGCCTCCGAATTCTTCGAAGAGCACGAGCTCGTTGTCTCCCTCGGTCATGAAAGAACGGGGCACATGGTACCTAAGAAGTCATATGACTTGTTAACATTCGGATAAAaacatttcaaattcaatttgtgTAACATTTTTTCCTTAAAGTGACTAACCATCTTTGTGAAGGTTCCCCGCAGTTTGTGGCACATTTCCAGCTCCAGTACCCGCCTCGGTAGTCGCAAGGATCGTTCGAGCAAGTGTCCTCGGTCATGTAACTAGGCCAATATCGGCCGAGGCTGTTGCCATTAACCCAAGCAAGACCTTTCCCTAGTCCGCGTAAGTCTACTACGACGGAATCGTCACCGATCGGAGGCTTGAAAGTAGtctaaaatttcaaagaataaatagttatatataaatatatatatatcttcttAAACTTAAACAAAATAACACGATAAGCATATATTTACCTTGTACCAAGTGAGCATCCTATTGACAGGGAGATCAGTGGATTGCCATTGGGAATCAGATTTGGGATCAGCCTTAAATAATTTGTCATCCAACCCTTTCAATCCAATCTTGTAACTCCATTTGTGGCTTGACAAGTCTTTGATGATCGTCTCGTCGCCCTTCTTTCCGATGATCTCGATCGGTCCAGGTAGTCCAACTCGTACCGAATCAAATTCACCTCCGTAGTtctgtaaaaaagaaaaacgatCAGTAATAATAGTAGTAGTAGcagatataatttttcatatcgATAAGTACCGTTAGTCCAATGGTAGCACTTAGTATAGAGATTTGGTTCTTTCCAGGCTTGAACTTAACATCCTTCTCGAAAACATAGTTAAAAACTCCATAGGTGGCCCATTGGGAGgctgaaaaattcaaaataaaaattttcccttttttatatttttacaaaaaaaaaaaaattaaataattccaacatatataaattaattactcACCAAGATACTCCCCATTGACATAAGCATGCATAACATGTCCAGTGCCATTCACACGAAGAGTCATTGTGTCACCAATGATTGGATCGTTCTTGTCAAGATTCACACtgttcaaaaaagaaaattaaaattaaaacaatttttttaatttaaaatatataatttagagATTATATAATATACATCGTATAAATATATACCTTGTCAAGTACCACAAATAATCGCTAACATCATTAATAGCCTTTTGGTCGACAAGTTGGCCGGAGGAAAGCTGACCCTTGCCAAGAACAACTGGTTCATCGATGATCTCCGGCCTCCATTTCCAGTTCAGTCCGGTCGGCTCGTTTTCTGCTCCATTCGGCTTCTTCACCATCACCGACGTTTGAGTATTCACCTAAAAATTTTCGAAAAGTTTAGGATTAAGTCAATAAATGTTTTGAATCCATGCGTTAGCATACCTTAGCCGTGTTGTAAGCTTCGGTTTTACAATCGAGGAGGATGCTAACGGACCATGCGGGCACGTGGTAGTCGACCCCGTTGTAGTTTATGGTAGCATCACTCGAGGAGTTGGCGTTGCCAAGGAAACAACTCGAGACACCATTGTATTTGAACTCAGTGATCTGCAAAAATTCGTCTTAATCAAatgtaaaattattaaaaactttgtaatataatataattatggaATTTAAAAACATACGTAATTGTAAGATCCCAAGTCGGTATTGTTATAATCTCCGTAGGTCAAAACTTTCTCCATCGAATGCAACACATCGTGGAGCTTCTTCAAGTGTCCGTATTTTGGTTGATTCAAATCACCTGaagtatatattaaattttaacattaaaataaaataaataaaaattttacattttcaagaattatataaatattatgtaaTGAATTTGGTTTACCGTATTCGTtaaggggtgcattgtaatcgTAAGATGTGGTAATGTAAGGGCCACCTGCGGTTCTTCCGAAGTTGGTTCCTCCATGGTACTGTAATAATATTaacaaaaatcaacaaaaaaaatgatgattaatttttttttggtaataattaatatcaaacgtaaaaagaaatatatttgataaaacCATATAATAATTTTGGAATGTccccatattttcgaaaaatcgaGCAACAGAAAAGGCGAGATCCTCAGGAGTTCTGTATGGATGTTTGCTGCCCCAGTTCTTGaacctaaataaataaacatttacatcaaataaatcataatatttgtaataaatatttcaaatatatatatattttaaatactagACTAACCATCCAGTCCAATTTTCTGTCCACATCTTGGGGCTGTTTGGATTATTGGGAGTGAACTGATCACAGTAGAAGCCATTGCATGTGTTGATCTGCAAATTTCACAATCAAgaaatgtaaattaaattaaatattgtaaaccaagatatatataataattaaaaaaatatgatatatttaccaCAGAGGGAGGGGCATCATCTTCTTGGCACATGATCCATGGAACCCCAATGTCCAGTGAGTTAGCCATGCTTGCGCACCAATTCATGTACGCTTTTCCAGCATCGCCGTATGACGAAATAACGTTTCCATACTCATTTTCAATctgtaaataatttcaaacgTGATTAGTTTCCATTTATTGagtttcaaaattataatataaggTTAcacacagagagagagagagatatatatacatatatatatacacgaacCTGAGCAAGAATGATGGGACCTCCTTGTGATGCAAAGAGGTTCTCTTTCTTTAACATGTCCACTATCAATGTAGTGAAATTTTGCATCTCATTCTGAAAATGtatggaatttttttaaaatgataataataaaaatatatatatatatatatattaaaagggTTTTAGCTAATTACCATGTAAACAGAATTGGACGTTCGAAGCTCAACCCCAGGCATATTATGCAACCACACGGGGAATCCTCTGAAGTAGGCAAGATGTAAGCATGTGATTTATacttaacattttaaaaatcaatattaagctaaaaaattataagatttaaaatttttattcacaTTAATGTTGATTTTGAAAGCATAGGTTATAATAAACTCATTggttccatatatatatatcacttaCCCATAATTCCATTCTGCACAAACGTAAGGTCCAATACGAAGAACAGCGTAGAGACCTTCATTCTGGACTGTTTTAATGAACCTCACAAGATCCAAGTTACCCGAAAAATCATACTGGCGACGAAGAGGCTCGTGCGCGTTCCAGAAGACGTATGTCTCGATGGCATCCAAGCCACCTTCCTTAGATTTCTTGATCAGATCAGGCCACATCTGATCATATGACAATCAAAAGAACACGACGTTAGCGAATCTCGTTGTTTAAGGATTCTTGTTTCGgtacataattttttaaatgttaggtAACCATTTTTTTGTACGTACCTCGGCGGTGCTTCGTGGGTAGTGGATCGAGCCCGAAAGTATGATTCTACGTTTCCCGTTGATCGTGAGGGCTCTTCCATCGTGAGAAACGATGTCGGCGTACGAGGGGATGAAGCAAAGTAGAGCCAAAATGAGGAAGAGGAAATGGGGTTTCGAAGAAATCATGGTGGATTTGTGTTGTGAGAAATGTGAGTGATGAAGTTACTAATAGTGTGAATTTATAGAATTTTGgggataaatttgaaaattttggagaTTTGAATATAGATTAGATACGATAATCGTTTACaagatttttttgttgttgttgtgcTAACTTTATTCGGGATTTTTTGGTCACTTGGACATTCTTTTTATCTTGGTTATCTTCAAATAATTCACTCGACAAGTTTAAAAATGGGAATAAAAATTAAGTGAAAATTTCCATTTTACAAATGTTTGTGAGAGAAACTTCCAAGGATTATGAAATGGATATAGATAGATAAATTCAAATGAGATTTTCAGTTATAGAAATCCAAACATATCTCTGGATTTGAATAATCGAACCTAAAATGGTTATCTGTTGTCAAATTCTTTCGACTTAAGAAAAATCAGATCCGAACAAACTCACTTTAACGATTTAGAAACAGGttatttgcattaaaatttaatgttcaaaattaGGGTGATCAGGGCGGATGAGAACTCTTGGTTTCCATTCAtgaattttacatatattaaatcaaataaattagtacataaaatataaatacaaattatataaatttaaacaaGTATAAGAATTTGTCTCGATTTAAGATATACCATAAactgttttaattttttttttatattatatgatattattatattattattaagatCACAGATATAGACTAACATTTTGTGTAATggtctattaattttttttaaataccaaGAACATTCATAATATAACAACCATTTTATCTAATGATAacccataaaattttaaaagtactATCCTATATAttcatgctaatttattattccaacacattaatttataaaaaatattacgtacttaaaaaaacattttcaaaaagtCATCATAATTAATTACGAATAATCTTATGAAAACTCatccttaaaaattattaaattcaataTAAATTCTTAGTAATTATAtgtaattgatttatttattcaaatatcTATATAATACTAGTATACATGAATTGCATCTTGTTGCCAAACTCCATACTGGATGAGCTTCAAAAGATCATGAACAATTTTGGTGGGGATTCAATTTAAGTAGTGCAAGATGTAATCATTGGATCGTCTGTGTTAGAAAAGAACTTGGTGGTTTAGGCTATCGAAATTTGGAAGGCTACAACCTTGTCATGCTTACGAATCAAGGCGGGAAATTTGTTTTTGTCAATGATCATTAActcttcaaagaaaaatatttccgGATAATCAACTTTTGAATGCAAGCATAGGTTCAAATCCTAGCTTCAAATGGAGAGGGAATATGCTGGAAAACTGGTGATGTGCGatccattaaatttttttgagacCCTTGATTCCGATCATGATAACTtctcttaaaatatttttattattttaaatttttagtgattgataaaataaatagaatcaAGTTGTTTGAGGATTCAACTGTTCACTTTATTGTAAAATAGGATTTTAGATCGATGGATCAAATCTGCCTTTTTCAAGCCGTTTAGGAGTTCAAGCCGCTCTGTCTAGAAATCCAACCGTTGTATTTTATTGAACTCCAGCTGCAAGACACTTCTGACAAGTGACCGGTCCAAACTATTAAATGTATTGCACGAGTTCAAAACGTCGTTTTACAATCGTACTACAGAAAGGTCAATATTGAGGATTCCCAAATGGATGTTGTATTTCAAGCCATTCAGTTAAAAGTTCAATATAGAAATATTACACAATATCCTATCAATTCCAGAAATGACAGAAAAATACTCTATTCGGATATGGTATGTCAGCTTTATCAAAAACATGGACTTAAAGTCGAGAGGACAtttatgatcatttgatgataaGAATGATGTATGCACATATTATcgaacttacaaatttgagctAGGAATCAAGACAGAAGAGGAGACATTCACTCTTCAACCCACAAAAGCAGTAGCCCCCATAACATCAACTCCAACCCTTGCTTAAAATGTGTCCAGCAGAAAAATTCCTGACCAAATGAGCAATGAGACTATatctttatttgttaaaaattttggaaaatttatgaaaaaaccAGTCCAAATTTAAATCTTATCGTAAAAAAGATCAGGCTGATAATAATCAAGATTGTTTTAACTGTGAAAAACAAATCCATTTTATTTCAGATTGTAACGGACCtgagaaaaatgagaaaaaCCGTTTGAAAAATGGAGGTACAAAGATGAAAGAAGATCTTTATAGAAGAAGAAAGATCAAAGAGTGTTGTTGCTAAGAAATCAAAAGCAAATGGGCTGACTCAGATTCAGACCAATCCAATTCGAAGACCTCATCAGGTGGAAGTGATTATGAGAATGTCCAGTGTATAATTGAAAATATTGAGCTAGAGACTTCTGAAGTAGAATTGGAAGCTACCAATGACATGGTATTTCATTTTGATTCAACT comes from Primulina huaijiensis isolate GDHJ02 chromosome 17, ASM1229523v2, whole genome shotgun sequence and encodes:
- the LOC140962415 gene encoding beta-galactosidase 15-like, whose protein sequence is MISSKPHFLFLILALLCFIPSYADIVSHDGRALTINGKRRIILSGSIHYPRSTAEMWPDLIKKSKEGGLDAIETYVFWNAHEPLRRQYDFSGNLDLVRFIKTVQNEGLYAVLRIGPYVCAEWNYGGFPVWLHNMPGVELRTSNSVYMNEMQNFTTLIVDMLKKENLFASQGGPIILAQIENEYGNVISSYGDAGKAYMNWCASMANSLDIGVPWIMCQEDDAPPSVINTCNGFYCDQFTPNNPNSPKMWTENWTGWFKNWGSKHPYRTPEDLAFSVARFFENMGTFQNYYMYHGGTNFGRTAGGPYITTSYDYNAPLNEYGDLNQPKYGHLKKLHDVLHSMEKVLTYGDYNNTDLGSYNYITEFKYNGVSSCFLGNANSSSDATINYNGVDYHVPAWSVSILLDCKTEAYNTAKVNTQTSVMVKKPNGAENEPTGLNWKWRPEIIDEPVVLGKGQLSSGQLVDQKAINDVSDYLWYLTSVNLDKNDPIIGDTMTLRVNGTGHVMHAYVNGEYLASQWATYGVFNYVFEKDVKFKPGKNQISILSATIGLTNYGGEFDSVRVGLPGPIEIIGKKGDETIIKDLSSHKWSYKIGLKGLDDKLFKADPKSDSQWQSTDLPVNRMLTWYKTTFKPPIGDDSVVVDLRGLGKGLAWVNGNSLGRYWPSYMTEDTCSNDPCDYRGGYWSWKCATNCGEPSQRWYHVPRSFMTEGDNELVLFEEFGGDPSLVNFNTVRVGSVCGNAYEGNHMELSCQGKAISEIKFASFGEVGGACGSFEKGSCEASNDVLSIVQKECVGKESCSVHASEDTLGSAGCDAGVKKRLVVEAICN